A single window of Corythoichthys intestinalis isolate RoL2023-P3 chromosome 21, ASM3026506v1, whole genome shotgun sequence DNA harbors:
- the metrn gene encoding meteorin has translation MHVLGIYTLWILFHAALSNYSEDQCSWRGSGLSQQQGSVEQISLHCSEGTLDWLYPKGALRLTLSPRLPSLAVGPGGGGSSGLITACVKPSEHFRGAQLYLERDGVLELLVGDRPESSPPPRVRCFSRLPGEKVALFMQATPHQDISRRIASFRYELRGDWTAHLSLDSNHISTVEACRPCNDTEILMAVCTSDFVVRGNIRSVEEDENLRAAVIKVSATRVFRQKYALFTTNSRVAARGDIRTLLQCGVKPGPGSFLFTGRVHFGEAWLGCAPRYKDFLQAYTAAKATQQIPCELPVD, from the exons atgcatgttttggggattTACACCCTTTGGATTTTATTCCATGCAGCACTAAGCAACTATTCTGAAGATCAATGCAGCTGGAGAGGGag TGGTTTATCCCAGCAGCAAGGCAGCGTGGAGCAGATCTCCCTCCACTGCTCCGAGGGTACCTTGGACTGGCTGTACCCCAAAGGAGCCCTGCGTCTCACCCTCTCCCCTCGATTGCCCTCCTTGGCGGTGGGCCCGGGGGGCGGCGGCAGCTCGGGCCTCATCACGGCCTGCGTCAAGCCCTCTGAGCACTTCCGAGGGGCCCAGCTCTACCTGGAGAGGGATGGCGTCTTGGAGCTCCTAGTAGGGGACCGACCAGAATCGTCCCCTCCGCCTAGGGTGCGCTGCTTCAGCCGCCTGCCGGGGGAGAAAGTGGCTCTCTTCATGCAAGCGACGCCGCATCAAGACATTAGCCGGCGCATTGCATCCTTCCGATATGAGCTGAGGGGTGACTGGACGGCACACTTGTCACTTGACTCGAACCACATCAGTACTGTTG AAGCGTGCAGACCCTGCAACGACACAGAGATCCTCATGGCAGTGTGTACCAGTGACTTTG TGGTGCGAGGCAACATCAGGTCCGTGGAGGAGGACGAAAACCTCCGAGCGGCAGTCATCAAGGTCAGCGCCACGCGGGTCTTTCGCCAAAAGTACGCACTCTTCACCACCAACAGCCGTGTGGCCGCCCGGGGAGACATTCGCACCCTGCTGCAGTGCGGTGTCAAACCAGGGCCCGGCAGCTTCCTTTTCACCGGTCGGGTTCACTTCGGCGAGGCCTGGTTGGGCTGCGCCCCTCGCTACAAGGACTTCCTGCAGGCTTACACCGCGGCAAAAGCAACCCAGCAGATTCCATGCGAACTTCCTGTAGACTGA